One window from the genome of Leptospira johnsonii encodes:
- a CDS encoding polyamine aminopropyltransferase, translated as MQRALLISVLILSSCGLVYELLAGTVASYLLGETVTQFSLVIGVYLFSMGIGSWLSRYLIEDLIPKFLDVELALGLLGGFSAAILFLSFGQTRIFQIPLFSIVVAVGTLVGMEIPLLLRILKNKLGFRDMVSKVLSLDYAGALLASLAFPIFFAPKLGMVRTSFFFGLLNAGTALWGTFVLPISEKHKNLLRAKSFLVLTLLGLGFAFSEMITYYSEENLFSDEIIYSKQTNFQKIIVTRYKSELRLFLNGHLQFSSRDEYRYHETLAHPALLSHPNPKRVLVLGGGDGLAVREILKYPGIESITLVDLDPEMTRIFSEQPILTEINGSSLKNPKVTVQNADAFLWLEESSSVFDVVLIDFPDPSNFSIGKLYSTAFYRSLKRRLNEFSVVEIQSTSPLFARMSFWCVEATLKESGFNTRALHVYVPSFGEWGFILGSVGKLGGYRKDLPAGLKFLNETELKSISEFPQDMSKVPTEPNRLDNQSLVRYYDQEWNRILD; from the coding sequence CTGCAGAGAGCCCTATTAATCTCCGTCTTAATCCTTTCTTCCTGCGGTTTAGTATACGAACTATTAGCTGGTACAGTGGCGAGTTACCTACTCGGAGAAACAGTCACCCAATTCTCTTTAGTCATAGGGGTATATCTATTCTCCATGGGTATCGGCAGTTGGCTTTCCAGATATCTAATAGAAGATCTGATCCCTAAGTTTCTGGATGTGGAACTCGCCTTAGGGTTATTAGGCGGATTCAGTGCGGCAATTTTGTTCTTAAGTTTTGGACAAACCAGGATTTTCCAAATCCCACTATTCAGCATCGTAGTGGCAGTAGGCACTTTGGTGGGAATGGAAATCCCTCTTCTTCTCCGGATCCTAAAAAATAAATTAGGATTTCGTGATATGGTTTCCAAGGTGCTCAGCTTGGATTACGCCGGAGCACTTCTAGCATCTTTGGCATTCCCTATATTCTTTGCTCCTAAATTGGGAATGGTGAGGACCTCTTTCTTTTTCGGATTATTGAACGCCGGGACCGCATTATGGGGCACATTCGTCCTTCCCATATCCGAAAAACATAAAAACTTACTAAGAGCAAAATCCTTTCTTGTATTGACCCTTTTAGGATTAGGATTCGCATTCTCGGAGATGATCACTTATTATAGTGAAGAAAATCTTTTTTCTGACGAGATCATTTATTCCAAACAAACTAATTTCCAAAAGATCATAGTCACCAGATACAAGAGTGAACTCAGACTATTTTTGAATGGGCACCTGCAATTCAGCTCCAGGGACGAGTATAGGTATCACGAAACATTAGCGCATCCGGCCCTTCTCTCTCATCCAAACCCAAAAAGAGTATTGGTTTTGGGAGGTGGAGACGGACTCGCAGTCAGAGAAATATTAAAATATCCAGGTATAGAATCCATTACCTTGGTGGATCTGGATCCTGAGATGACACGTATCTTTTCAGAACAGCCCATTCTCACTGAGATCAACGGATCTAGTTTAAAAAACCCGAAAGTAACAGTACAAAATGCGGACGCATTTTTATGGTTAGAGGAATCTAGTTCAGTATTCGACGTTGTCCTAATTGATTTTCCGGATCCAAGTAATTTCTCTATCGGAAAATTATACAGCACCGCATTTTACAGAAGTTTAAAACGAAGGCTCAACGAATTTTCAGTCGTAGAGATACAGTCCACTTCTCCACTATTTGCCAGAATGTCCTTCTGGTGTGTGGAAGCTACCCTCAAGGAATCAGGATTTAATACCAGAGCATTGCATGTATACGTTCCTTCTTTCGGAGAATGGGGTTTTATTTTAGGAAGTGTGGGCAAGCTTGGAGGATACAGAAAAGATCTTCCAGCAGGATTAAAATTCCTGAATGAAACGGAGCTCAAATCCATTTCGGAATTTCCCCAAGACATGTCCAAGGTGCCTACTGAACCGAACAGATTGGATAACCAAAGTCTTGTGCGTTATTACGACCAAGAATGGAATCGTATCTTAGATTAA
- a CDS encoding PP2C family protein-serine/threonine phosphatase: MNIFRKIRNFSFILLILILSIGSLYSQEDVPVFPISGSMSGTPINKFTSIRKIRPGEVQTPTDLESGDWTKVDKDSLSFSFTDDQFLIKFKIQAPPKEGTISWYLVLNNPGMENLIVYKRVWGPGGWAWSELSRDLRMSYIQPAFLIETPPNKQEEFLIHASTRRSLVLNFQAWAPKEFAAHIQMENLFLGIFFGAIGIMLVYNGFLAFVVKDSSYFFYVLYLLFYGFWQMAVTGVGPQYLIPAPATSWNDYLTGFAFLSVAFSLLFTRSFLHMERETGWKNYAFLILSGVAILGFVASLFSSIYGPMIWAVSWYPFLAAVLVIYSAAIRLRRGYRPARYFLLAWSVLILFVLITALRNLSIIQDTELTHWSAQFGSLVEMTLLSFALADRIKTLEKDSLQARLENYENQLKLTEIEQELKIARELQESILPDRLPEVKNLKLSVRSEFASSVGGDFYDFQHLESGKLGIFLSDVSGHGVPAAIISSMVKLAFSIESRKNEDPAEVLRSINRSLSGKYGKHFITAAYLLIDPANGKVTYSNAGHPPIVAIDKESGDTKEIFLPGWIMGMDPNLKNSVIEFQMKPGDRLIIYTDGITEARSKNGEIFGFQRYYKLLSEHMQSSGEKLAEDLFATVRSFTGNRKHFEDDLTFLVLDYLPIPDESFKKEITSSFSKS; this comes from the coding sequence GTGAATATTTTCCGAAAAATTCGGAACTTCAGCTTCATTCTGCTGATCCTTATCCTAAGCATAGGCTCTCTATATTCTCAGGAAGATGTTCCCGTTTTTCCGATCTCCGGCTCTATGTCCGGAACGCCTATAAATAAATTTACTTCCATCAGAAAGATCCGTCCGGGAGAAGTTCAAACTCCAACCGACTTAGAATCGGGTGACTGGACAAAAGTGGATAAGGACAGTCTCTCTTTCAGTTTCACCGACGATCAGTTTTTAATAAAGTTCAAGATACAAGCCCCACCTAAAGAAGGAACGATTTCCTGGTATCTGGTTTTGAATAACCCCGGTATGGAAAATCTCATAGTCTACAAAAGAGTATGGGGACCGGGGGGATGGGCCTGGTCCGAACTTTCCAGAGATCTGAGGATGTCCTATATCCAACCTGCATTTCTGATTGAGACTCCTCCGAACAAACAGGAAGAATTTTTAATCCACGCTTCTACAAGAAGATCCTTGGTTTTGAATTTCCAAGCATGGGCTCCGAAGGAATTCGCTGCTCATATCCAAATGGAGAATTTATTCTTAGGGATATTCTTTGGAGCCATTGGGATCATGTTGGTGTATAACGGATTTCTTGCCTTCGTAGTGAAGGACTCCAGTTATTTCTTCTATGTTCTATATTTGTTGTTTTATGGATTCTGGCAGATGGCGGTCACAGGAGTTGGACCTCAATATTTAATCCCTGCTCCAGCCACTTCTTGGAACGATTATCTGACTGGTTTCGCGTTCTTGTCTGTGGCGTTTTCTCTTTTGTTTACTCGTTCCTTCTTACATATGGAAAGAGAGACAGGCTGGAAGAATTATGCTTTCTTAATACTGTCCGGAGTTGCGATTTTAGGATTTGTTGCCTCTTTATTCTCCAGCATTTACGGACCTATGATCTGGGCAGTTTCCTGGTATCCTTTCCTGGCAGCGGTTTTGGTGATCTATTCTGCTGCGATCCGATTGAGAAGAGGATACCGCCCTGCACGTTATTTCCTATTAGCTTGGTCCGTTCTGATCCTTTTTGTTCTGATTACAGCTCTTAGGAATTTGTCCATTATCCAGGACACGGAACTTACACATTGGTCCGCTCAGTTCGGCTCCTTGGTGGAGATGACACTTCTTTCTTTTGCTTTGGCGGATAGGATCAAAACATTAGAGAAAGATTCTCTACAAGCAAGGTTAGAAAATTACGAAAACCAGTTAAAGTTAACTGAGATCGAACAAGAGCTGAAGATTGCAAGAGAACTGCAAGAGTCCATTCTTCCGGATCGTTTGCCTGAAGTGAAAAATCTCAAACTTTCCGTGCGAAGTGAATTTGCAAGTTCCGTAGGAGGGGACTTCTACGATTTCCAACATTTGGAATCAGGTAAGTTGGGAATCTTTTTATCTGATGTTTCCGGTCACGGCGTTCCTGCTGCGATCATTTCTTCCATGGTGAAGTTGGCTTTCTCCATTGAATCCAGAAAGAATGAAGATCCTGCAGAAGTTTTAAGAAGTATTAACAGGTCTTTGAGCGGCAAGTATGGAAAACATTTTATCACTGCAGCTTATCTTCTGATCGATCCTGCAAACGGAAAGGTGACTTATTCCAATGCGGGGCATCCTCCTATCGTTGCTATAGACAAGGAATCAGGAGATACTAAGGAGATATTTTTACCAGGTTGGATCATGGGAATGGATCCGAATCTAAAAAACTCCGTGATCGAATTCCAGATGAAACCCGGAGATCGTTTGATCATTTATACGGACGGGATCACCGAAGCCAGAAGCAAAAACGGTGAAATTTTCGGATTCCAAAGATATTATAAGTTGTTAAGCGAACATATGCAATCCTCGGGAGAAAAACTGGCCGAGGATCTATTTGCTACTGTGAGAAGTTTTACAGGGAACAGAAAACATTTCGAAGACGATTTGACCTTTCTCGTCTTGGATTATTTGCCGATCCCCGATGAAAGTTTTAAGAAGGAAATTACTTCGAGTTTTTCAAAAAGCTGA